The genomic stretch CTGCGCATTCGCATTCCGCGCTCGGAGCCGGTCATCCCCGAGATCAGCGCCAACAAGTACGCGCTCAACATCCGCTTCATGCTGCCCGAAACCGTCGTCCGGCCACGGGTTGCCGAGCGCGACATCCCCTTTGAACTGACCTTCTGCAGCCTGTGAACAAACCCGACTCAGCACCCCGCATGGTCCGCTGTCCGCAGTGCGGAAAGATGACCGAATGGCGCACCGAAAACCGGTTCCGCCCCTTCTGCTCGGAACGCTGCAAACAGCTCGACCTCGGCGCATGGGCGTCGGAAAGCTATCGCGTCCCGACCTCCCCGCCGGACGCCGGCGAAGACACGCAGTCCTAGTCGCGGCGCGGCGTGCGCCAGCAGGACCGGATCGCCGCCACACCATGTGCCCCGGCAAGACGGGCATCCGTCATGTCGGCGTCGTCCAGCCCGCCCAGGGCGAACACCGGCATCGGCAGGTCTGCACGCAGCGCGGCAAATGCATCCCACCCCAAGCCAGGCTGCCCGGGATGGCTGAGCGTTTCCTTCACCGGCCCCAGCAGCACGTAGTCGAGCTCCAGCGCCGCGGCCCGCTCAAGCTCCTCGCGGCTGTGACATGAGGCCCCAACCCACTCGAACGCCGGTCGCTGCGTCAGTTCCGCGAGCCGGCGGGCGGGCAGATGCAGCCCGTCCGCACCCGACTCTTCAGCCAGGGCCTCGTCATCATTGATCACCACCAGTGCGCCGACCGCATGGGCGCGACGCACGACCTCTGTTGCAAACGCCCGCCGCTCGCGCGCGTCCAGCCCCGCTTCGCGCACCTGCACCATCCCGAGCCCCTGCACCAGCGCCTGATCCAGCGCATCGAGCTGGGCGCCAACGCCCATCGCTGC from Parazoarcus communis encodes the following:
- a CDS encoding DNA gyrase inhibitor YacG codes for the protein MVRCPQCGKMTEWRTENRFRPFCSERCKQLDLGAWASESYRVPTSPPDAGEDTQS
- a CDS encoding Nudix family hydrolase, which translates into the protein MSRKVVNVAAGVITRDDGSFLIGQRAPGTFYPGYWEFPGGKVEAGESPADALKRELDEELGIRVERLYPWLVREHAYEHAHVRLHFFEVPQWQGAVNDHVHSALAWVRPGHVDRSPMLPANGPILKALRLPRRMGITCAAAMGVGAQLDALDQALVQGLGMVQVREAGLDARERRAFATEVVRRAHAVGALVVINDDEALAEESGADGLHLPARRLAELTQRPAFEWVGASCHSREELERAAALELDYVLLGPVKETLSHPGQPGLGWDAFAALRADLPMPVFALGGLDDADMTDARLAGAHGVAAIRSCWRTPRRD